The stretch of DNA ATCGTGTCGAAGGCGCATTGCTCCACCAGGTCGCGCACGTAGGGGAACTCGAACTCGGCGATGCCGTCGCCGGCCAGCAGCACCGCGAAGCCCTCGACGAAATCGTTGATGTTCTCGACATGCGCCAGCACGTTGTTGGCCAGCATCACCGAGGCGCGCCGCCCCTCGGACACGAGCTGCCCCGCGAGGGCGGCGCCGAAATAGTCCTGGAGCGTCTCCACCCCCACCTTGCGCGCCGCCGCCGCCGGGCCGTCGGCCGGGTCGATCCCCAGCACCGGCACCCCGGCCTCCACGAAGTTGCGCAACAGGTAGCCGTCGTTGGAGGCGATCTCGACCACGAGATCCTCCGCCCCCAGCCGCCGCTCCTCCATCAGCGCCAGCGCATGGGCGCGGCTGTGGGTGAGCAGGGCGGGGATGAAGGAGGAGTAATAGGGATAATCCATCCCGAACAGCACCTGCGGCGGGATGGTCTCGCTCACCTGCAGCAGGCCGCAGCCCTCGCAGATCATCACCTCCAGCGGGAACACCGGCTCGTCATGGGCGAGGTCGGCCTTCTCCAGCAGGGCATTGGCCAGCGGCTGGGCGCCGAGGTCGAGCACCAGGCTGAGGTCCGCCCCGTCGCAGGAGCGGCAGCGGGAGATGCGGCGGGCGCCGCGCAGCCCCGCGTGGTCTTCGGTCATCTGGTCGTCAGGCATGAGGGAAATCCTTCGCACCAAGGGGAGTGTCAGCAATGATCGCGTCCGAAACAGCCACGCGGCCCACCAGCCCGGCCGCCTGCGCCAGCCGGGCGGCGGCCTGCAGGCGCGCGAAGGGCACGCCGGCGCGCTCGGCCATCTCGAGCAGGCTGTGGGCACCGTCGGCGAGGTTGAGGAACCACATCAGGTCCATCTGGCTGGCGGCCGCGGAGGTGGTCTGCCCGGAAATCGCGCGGTAGAGGCCGCGGCGGCCGAGCTGCGGCTCGCCCCGCCCGTCGGTGCGCAGGAAGGTCACGTCGCCGTCGATCACGTCGATCACCGCCTGCGTCGTGGCGAGGGACTGCTCCAGCGCTCCTTGCGTGATGAAATCGCAGTTGTCCTCGCTGGTGTGATACTCGGGGAAGCGCCCGTGCACGCCGCGCATCAGGCAGCCCACCGGCAGGTCGAACCCCGGCGAGCAGTACTGCCGCTCGTCATAGCCGTCCGGGGTGAAGGGCAGCAGCGCATGCGCCGCCTCGCCCCCACCCAGCACATGCGCCACCGCCCGGTCCACCAGCGCCGTGCCCTGGCGGGAGCGCTTGTAATGGAAGGGGCCCGCGTCGCCGAGGCAGGTGAGCACCAGCCCGGCGCGGATCGCCCCCAGCCGGGCCTCGTTCTGCGCAAGCCAGGCGATGGTGCCGATGGTGGCGGGCACGAACAGCAGCCGCAGCCCCAGCCGCCGGCGCTCCCCCCGCTCCTGCGCCGCGCGCGCCGCGATCCCCAGCGCGGTGGCCACCGCGATGCCGGAGAGATTGTCATTGGCAAGCGAGGGGTGGCAGACATGCGCGCTCACCAGCACCTCGCCCGCCTCCTCTCCGGGAAAGAACGCCTCGCCCCAGGTGAGGCTGCCCGGCGCCAGCGTGCTGTCGATCTCCACCCGGTATTCGGCGTCGCGCATGCGCTCCCAGGTCTCGTGGGCC from Paroceanicella profunda encodes:
- a CDS encoding DUF4910 domain-containing protein translates to MLDRETAREAAGDTGGAAGRFDLHGFCRTLYPIARSITGPGVRETLGHVARHVPLEIHEVASGTPVLDWHVPEEWSIRAATIRSLSGEVLVDFAAHSLHVMGYSVPVSGVFSRAALAAHVHTLPERPGIIPYRTGYYARDWGFCMAHETWERMRDAEYRVEIDSTLAPGSLTWGEAFFPGEEAGEVLVSAHVCHPSLANDNLSGIAVATALGIAARAAQERGERRRLGLRLLFVPATIGTIAWLAQNEARLGAIRAGLVLTCLGDAGPFHYKRSRQGTALVDRAVAHVLGGGEAAHALLPFTPDGYDERQYCSPGFDLPVGCLMRGVHGRFPEYHTSEDNCDFITQGALEQSLATTQAVIDVIDGDVTFLRTDGRGEPQLGRRGLYRAISGQTTSAAASQMDLMWFLNLADGAHSLLEMAERAGVPFARLQAAARLAQAAGLVGRVAVSDAIIADTPLGAKDFPHA
- a CDS encoding class I SAM-dependent methyltransferase — translated: MPDDQMTEDHAGLRGARRISRCRSCDGADLSLVLDLGAQPLANALLEKADLAHDEPVFPLEVMICEGCGLLQVSETIPPQVLFGMDYPYYSSFIPALLTHSRAHALALMEERRLGAEDLVVEIASNDGYLLRNFVEAGVPVLGIDPADGPAAAARKVGVETLQDYFGAALAGQLVSEGRRASVMLANNVLAHVENINDFVEGFAVLLAGDGIAEFEFPYVRDLVEQCAFDTIYHEHVFYYSLAALEPLFERHGLHLNDVTRLPIHGGSLRLRVSRLRGKSARLLALQEEERLLGIGGLEYYRRFGARVEKIGADLRTMLGEMRARGRTVAAYGAAAKGATLLNFARLPEGTIDYVVDRNTNKVGKYMPGVRLEIRPVEALLETKPEALLILSWNFADEIVAQQAAYSSQGGTFLCAIPHPRIIPAPA